The Staphylococcus haemolyticus region CTTGGGGAGCACATCGTGGCGCAAGCGTCATTGCAGAACAACTAGCTGGTAATAAAAACATAATTTTTAAAGGTTTTTTGGGTACCAATATCGTTAAATTTTTCGACTATACATTAGCAAGCGTCGGCATCAAAGTCGAAGAATTAACACATTTTGATTATCAAATGGTTGAATTAAATTCTGGCACTCATGCAGGTTATTACCCTGGAAATACTAATGTCCACTTACGCGTTTACTTTGACACAAATAATCGTCATCTTTTACGTGCTGCCGCAGTAGGTAAAACAGGTGTTGATAAGCGTATTGACGTATTATCAATGGCAATGATGAGCGAATTAACCATTGATGAATTAACTGAATTTGAAGTGGCATACGCACCACCTTACAGTCATCCAAAAGATTTAGTTAATATGATTGGTTACAAAGCTAGAGATTTATAAAAAGTAGCCCTTAAATGATTACTGCAAATTCGATCATTTAAGGGCTATCCCTATATCATTAATAATTTAAATTTTAACTAATTCCAAAAAGGCTACTAATTGGACCCCATGGTAGGATGATACCTAACGACATAGTAATAATTATTAAAATAATTGTTGCCCAGAATAAACCATGACTTGCTTCGTGTTTCTTGCGTTTAGCAATAGATACTTCCATTAGTGCAACTACCGCTATACCACAAAGCATCTTCAATGTTAACAACATATGGTTGCCTCCACCACCATGGCTAGCAGCCATGAATTCTTGAATTAACAACCAGAACCCTGAGAATAAAGTGAGTAACATAAAGACTCTTAATGCCATTTGTAATGGTTTAAACATAGGTGTAGGACCTTGTGATTTTGAAATATGTAAAAATGCAATTACATATAAAATAATTGTCAACGCCCAACTTGCAATATGCATATGTAACAAGACCGAATTCCCCCAATACTATTTATTACCTTTTTACTTACCTATCATATCACATAAACACTTGAACGTATTGTTAAACGATATAAGAGATGGGTGTGGAACTAAAATAATGGTTTTGTAGAATTTCCATGTGAAATTCTCTTTGCTGGGGCCCCTGAATTAAAACGCTTGTAACAAGTACGCTTTTATTTCTGACAACTATTGGCAATATATAATTAGAGCCTGGGACATTGATTTATGTCCCAGGCTCACCTGCATTTACTGATTAGAATTAAGAAGTACTTATAATATAAGATGTCTCAATTCAATCATTTATTATGAACTAATTATGATAGACAATCCTTATAGCGTTTTTGAACTATTAATTAATCTTTAGCAATATAAGTAGTTAATGTACCAATATTATCAATAGTAACTTTTACTTCATCACCAGGTTGCAAGAACTGAGGCGGTTGTAAACCTGCACCTACTCCAGCTGGTGTGCCAGTAGCAATGATATCTCCTGGATGTAATGCTACATATTTAGAAATTTCTTCAATTAAATCATCAATTTTATTAATCATTTGACTTGTATTACCATCTTGACGAATATCATTATTAACTTTAGTTACGATATTAACATTTTCAGGTGTTGGTAACTCATCCTTAGTTACAATATAAGGTCCCATTGGGCAACCACCTGTCAAACTTTTAGATAGAAATGCCTGATCTTGTTCATTTTGCGCCTTACGATCAGTAATATCATTAATAATTGTATATCCGTAGATGTAGTCTAATGCTAATGCTTTCGGAATTTTTTCTCCAGATTTACCGATTACGATACCTAATTCACCTTCGTAATCTAATTGATCAGTGATATCTTTATGATTTGGAATTGTTGATTCATCACCTGTTAATGATGATGCTGCTTTGGTAAATACGTATAATCGTTGTACCTCATGATTTAATTCACTTGCGTGATCTTGGTAATTACGACCGAATGCAATAACATTATTTGGTGGTGTAACTGGTGGTAAGAATTCAATGTCATTAAAGGCGATTTTGAATTCATCTGCTTTACCACTATCTTCAGCCGCTACAACTGCTTTACGTACTTGTTCTTGGAAATCTAATGTTTGGTTTTGTTGTAATCCCTCTAATAATGTTTGAGGGTGGAAATCACCTTCTCCAAATTCCGCAAATACCTTTTTAAGATCCCAAACTGCGTCTTCACGCTTAACTTTTACGCCGTAAGATTCAGCGTCTTTATAATTGAATGATAGAAATTTCATTCAGTATCAACTCCTCATCTATATCTTAATACATATTATAACTTTAATCTTTGCTAAACCACAAATATATATGTCTGAAATTTTAGAAATTTAATACACACTTCATTTATTGGATTAAAAACCTATTAAACATCTTCTTCAATACTCATTTGACCAAATTGGAAGAAATAAAGGTAACCGTATACTTTAGAATTTAAAATCGTTTCTAATGTGTTTTTATAATATTTCATTTGAATTTTATACTTATCACGAAGTTGTATACCTACCTCTTCATCTGTCATACCTCTACGCTTATTAAATGCATCTGTTTTGTAATCTACAAAGTAATATTGATCGTCTTTTAAAAATATTAAATCAATCATAC contains the following coding sequences:
- a CDS encoding YisL family protein, which encodes MLHMHIASWALTIILYVIAFLHISKSQGPTPMFKPLQMALRVFMLLTLFSGFWLLIQEFMAASHGGGGNHMLLTLKMLCGIAVVALMEVSIAKRKKHEASHGLFWATIILIIITMSLGIILPWGPISSLFGIS
- a CDS encoding fumarylacetoacetate hydrolase family protein; translation: MKFLSFNYKDAESYGVKVKREDAVWDLKKVFAEFGEGDFHPQTLLEGLQQNQTLDFQEQVRKAVVAAEDSGKADEFKIAFNDIEFLPPVTPPNNVIAFGRNYQDHASELNHEVQRLYVFTKAASSLTGDESTIPNHKDITDQLDYEGELGIVIGKSGEKIPKALALDYIYGYTIINDITDRKAQNEQDQAFLSKSLTGGCPMGPYIVTKDELPTPENVNIVTKVNNDIRQDGNTSQMINKIDDLIEEISKYVALHPGDIIATGTPAGVGAGLQPPQFLQPGDEVKVTIDNIGTLTTYIAKD